One Oscillospiraceae bacterium genomic window carries:
- a CDS encoding glycosyltransferase family 39 protein, which produces MKKLHKKKEFANTICSISSYSLNSLMFIIFTFLFICSIIVTCDMLTSNSIHESVIFINDNVILNIIILAFSVGIMFFFRHFLCDIPFSIMVSLVMFFTLIFGLLWITSAKAMPISDSYKVVQAAYLSSHGDYSMLSESYFKYYPFQLGYVFFNEMIFRIFNNEYYFMFIQILNVIFLSVSYFFILLSEKLLFNNKYIDIITSVLMIFCLQSPIFCSFTYGNIPGLMFSCVSIYLFIKTCKKFSWLCLLASGFFAAEAFVIKPNYLITIISISIISILKSIEKKNIKYLVFIIIAFIIGFGTQKICINQYQERTGIDFGKGIPMVSWLCMGINEGPIAPGWFYRKYTISNFENTDMDSSAASEISKLQIKERIDYFSDNPRYTFGFFRNKFLSQWNETTYQSIWITEVRNTEKNYGCIADYVCNEGKSAIKKFMDYFMQFVFGGVVVFFLTTIFKKNKYAKESPELLVIPLIIFGGVLYHILFEAKSQYVIPYLVLMLPLAACGINNFILLIHNMSESLLRIKSKKS; this is translated from the coding sequence ATGAAAAAGCTGCATAAAAAAAAGGAATTTGCAAACACAATTTGTTCTATCTCATCATATTCACTTAATAGTCTGATGTTTATAATATTCACCTTTCTGTTTATTTGCTCGATTATCGTGACCTGCGATATGTTGACTTCAAATTCAATTCATGAAAGTGTTATATTTATAAACGATAACGTTATATTAAATATTATTATTCTCGCTTTTTCTGTTGGCATAATGTTTTTCTTCAGACATTTTCTATGTGATATACCATTTTCAATAATGGTATCGTTAGTCATGTTTTTTACATTAATATTTGGTTTGTTATGGATAACATCGGCAAAGGCAATGCCGATATCCGATTCTTATAAAGTAGTTCAAGCCGCATATTTATCTTCTCACGGCGATTATTCAATGCTTTCCGAATCATATTTTAAATATTATCCCTTCCAGCTTGGATATGTGTTTTTTAACGAAATGATCTTCAGAATATTTAATAATGAATATTACTTTATGTTTATTCAAATTTTAAATGTAATATTTTTATCTGTATCGTATTTTTTTATACTTCTCAGTGAAAAGCTGTTATTCAATAATAAATATATAGATATTATTACTTCTGTTTTAATGATTTTTTGCCTTCAGTCTCCGATATTTTGTTCTTTCACATATGGAAATATTCCCGGTTTAATGTTTTCATGTGTTTCTATATACTTATTTATAAAAACATGTAAAAAGTTTTCCTGGCTATGTCTTCTTGCGTCAGGCTTTTTTGCAGCAGAAGCTTTTGTAATAAAGCCCAATTATTTAATAACAATAATTTCAATATCAATTATCTCCATTTTAAAGTCTATAGAAAAAAAGAATATTAAATATCTTGTATTTATAATCATTGCGTTTATTATTGGATTCGGTACACAAAAGATCTGTATCAATCAATATCAAGAACGCACAGGCATTGATTTTGGCAAAGGTATTCCTATGGTTTCATGGCTGTGTATGGGTATCAATGAAGGACCGATAGCTCCCGGATGGTTTTACAGGAAATATACAATATCAAATTTTGAAAATACTGATATGGATTCATCGGCCGCTTCAGAAATATCTAAGCTTCAAATTAAAGAACGTATCGATTACTTTTCAGATAATCCTCGATATACTTTTGGATTCTTTCGAAATAAGTTTTTAAGCCAATGGAATGAAACAACTTATCAAAGCATATGGATAACGGAGGTAAGAAACACCGAGAAAAATTATGGATGCATTGCTGATTATGTCTGCAACGAAGGAAAAAGCGCAATTAAAAAGTTCATGGATTATTTTATGCAGTTTGTTTTCGGAGGCGTTGTTGTATTTTTTTTAACAACCATATTCAAAAAAAATAAATATGCCAAAGAATCACCGGAATTACTGGTAATACCATTAATTATTTTTGGAGGTGTACTATATCATATTTTATTTGAAGCTAAATCTCAATATGTTATACCGTATCTTGTATTAATGCTTCCTTTGGCCGCATGCGGAATTAATAATTTTATATTATTAATTCATAATATGTCAGAGTCATTACTGCGAATAAAATCAAAGAAATCATAA